In the genome of Desulfovibrio desulfuricans, one region contains:
- a CDS encoding succinate dehydrogenase/fumarate reductase transmembrane subunit, giving the protein MALSRSPVDARTRLDFWQAASGAVLALFVCVHLVLEGTVVISPALTNGIAWLLEVTMLAQVAAPVIVLLILFHFYIAARKMPFRANELGVFVQHSKGLRELDTWLWLVQVFTAIIILAGAFYHVYSVMTDLPINAAGSAKRLHSGWLAFYVFFLPCVILHTGIGAYRLAVKFGLCVKATRAAWRKWTWVVMGCYLLLGAAALTRVWFLG; this is encoded by the coding sequence ATGGCCTTAAGCAGATCCCCTGTCGACGCCCGAACCCGCCTGGACTTCTGGCAAGCGGCCTCGGGCGCGGTGTTGGCGCTTTTTGTGTGCGTGCATCTGGTGCTCGAAGGAACTGTCGTTATCAGCCCTGCGCTGACCAACGGCATTGCATGGCTGCTCGAAGTGACCATGCTGGCGCAGGTGGCGGCCCCCGTCATCGTGCTGCTGATCCTGTTTCACTTTTACATCGCCGCCCGCAAAATGCCCTTTCGGGCCAACGAGCTGGGCGTCTTTGTGCAACACAGCAAAGGCCTCAGGGAACTGGATACCTGGCTGTGGCTGGTGCAGGTGTTTACGGCCATTATCATACTTGCCGGCGCCTTCTACCATGTGTACAGCGTCATGACCGACCTGCCCATCAATGCGGCGGGCAGCGCCAAGCGCCTGCACTCGGGCTGGCTGGCCTTTTACGTGTTCTTTTTGCCCTGCGTCATTCTGCATACGGGCATCGGCGCGTACCGCCTGGCCGTCAAATTCGGCCTGTGCGTCAAGGCCACGCGCGCCGCATGGCGCAAGTGGACCTGGGTTGTCATGGGCTGTTATCTTTTGCTCGGCGCGGCGGCTCTGACCCGCGTGTGGTTTCTGGGATAG
- a CDS encoding fumarate hydratase, giving the protein MKEISVEDIARAIADLAVRACCHLPQDMVDGMRRAHQTEPSPVGKNILEQLLENASIAANDGIPICQDTGLAVIFADVGQDVRIVGGAFEDAVNEGVRRGYVDGYLRKSCVAEPLFERKNTRDNTPAVIHTRLVPGDALRLRLAPKGAGSENKSVVKMLVPADGIEGVRKVVLDAVLAAGPNSCPPMVVGVGLGGTMEMAAICAKRAAARDLESRNHDPRYAAFEEELLELINKTGIGPQGLGGLTTALKVHVEWAPTHIASLPVAVNINCHAARHAEVTL; this is encoded by the coding sequence ATGAAGGAAATCAGTGTTGAAGACATCGCCCGCGCCATTGCCGATCTGGCGGTACGCGCCTGTTGCCACCTGCCGCAGGACATGGTGGACGGCATGCGCAGGGCGCACCAGACGGAGCCCTCGCCCGTTGGCAAAAACATTCTTGAACAACTGCTGGAAAATGCCTCCATCGCCGCCAACGACGGTATTCCCATCTGTCAGGACACCGGCCTTGCCGTGATTTTTGCCGACGTGGGACAGGATGTGCGCATCGTGGGCGGCGCGTTTGAAGACGCTGTCAACGAAGGCGTGCGCCGCGGCTATGTGGACGGCTACCTGCGCAAATCGTGCGTGGCCGAGCCGCTTTTTGAGCGCAAAAACACGCGCGACAACACCCCTGCCGTCATCCACACCCGCCTCGTGCCCGGCGATGCGCTGCGTCTGCGGCTGGCCCCCAAGGGCGCGGGCTCAGAAAACAAGAGCGTGGTAAAAATGCTTGTGCCTGCCGACGGCATTGAAGGCGTGCGCAAGGTTGTGCTTGACGCCGTGCTGGCCGCCGGCCCCAACTCGTGCCCACCCATGGTGGTGGGCGTGGGCCTTGGCGGCACCATGGAGATGGCCGCCATCTGCGCCAAACGCGCCGCCGCCCGCGACCTCGAAAGCCGCAACCACGATCCGCGATACGCGGCATTTGAAGAAGAACTGCTTGAGCTTATCAACAAGACCGGCATTGGCCCCCAGGGCCTTGGCGGGCTGACTACGGCGCTCAAGGTGCATGTGGAATGGGCCCCCACCCACATCGCCTCGCTGCCTGTGGCCGTTAACATCAACTGCCACGCGGCGCGTCACGCCGAAGTTACCCTGTAG
- a CDS encoding fumarate reductase iron-sulfur subunit: MGRNLTFEIFRYNPLDSLSQPHMQTFQLEEHNSMTLFIALNMIRETQDASLQFDFCCRAGICGSCGMVINGRPGLACHTQTRDLPNHITLHPLPVFKLLGDLSVDTGTWFRNVGTKIESWIHTTKEFDPTAQEDRMSNELATQIFELDRCIECGCCVAACGTARMREDFIGATAINRMARFYIDPRDNRTPADYYELIGDDNGVFGCMGLLACDNVCPKQLPLQDQLGIMRRMVTMESVRGILPEFIRKKMQGCGCSK, encoded by the coding sequence ATGGGACGCAATCTGACATTCGAGATATTCCGCTACAATCCGCTGGATTCGCTCTCGCAGCCCCACATGCAGACCTTCCAGCTCGAAGAGCACAACAGCATGACGCTGTTTATCGCCCTGAACATGATCCGCGAAACGCAGGACGCCTCGCTGCAGTTTGATTTTTGCTGCCGCGCCGGCATCTGCGGCTCATGCGGCATGGTTATCAACGGGCGGCCCGGCCTGGCCTGCCACACGCAGACCCGGGACCTGCCAAACCACATCACCCTGCATCCGCTGCCGGTGTTCAAGCTTTTGGGAGATCTGTCAGTAGATACGGGCACATGGTTTCGCAATGTGGGCACCAAGATCGAATCGTGGATACACACCACCAAGGAATTCGACCCCACAGCGCAGGAAGACCGTATGAGCAACGAGCTGGCTACCCAGATATTCGAGCTCGACCGCTGCATAGAATGCGGCTGCTGCGTGGCCGCCTGCGGCACCGCCCGCATGCGCGAAGACTTTATTGGCGCAACCGCCATCAACCGCATGGCGCGCTTTTATATCGACCCGCGCGACAACCGCACCCCGGCCGATTACTATGAACTGATCGGCGACGACAACGGCGTATTCGGCTGCATGGGCCTGCTGGCCTGCGACAACGTCTGCCCCAAGCAGCTGCCGCTGCAGGACCAGCTGGGCATCATGCGCCGCATGGTGACCATGGAATCGGTACGCGGCATCCTGCCGGAGTTTATCCGTAAAAAAATGCAAGGCTGCGGCTGTTCCAAATAG
- a CDS encoding flavodoxin family protein, with protein sequence MKVLMINGSPHPKGCTFTALSTVAAQLEKNGVETKLLQLGAKPIQCCIACGKCKDTGHCVFNADHVNEAIDQLREADGLVVGSPVYYAGPNGGITSFLDRMFFFKSGSYAFKPAAAVVSCRRGGASASFDRLNKYFTIARMPVVSSQYWNAVHGNTPDEVMQDKEGLQIMRALGDNMAWLLKCIAAGKAAGVATPTPEAWEPTNFIR encoded by the coding sequence ATGAAAGTTCTGATGATCAACGGCAGCCCGCACCCCAAGGGCTGCACCTTTACCGCGCTGTCCACCGTGGCCGCGCAGCTTGAAAAAAACGGCGTTGAAACAAAGCTGCTCCAGCTGGGCGCAAAACCCATCCAGTGCTGTATTGCCTGCGGCAAATGCAAGGATACCGGGCATTGCGTCTTTAACGCCGACCACGTCAACGAGGCCATCGACCAGCTGCGCGAGGCCGACGGCTTGGTGGTGGGTTCGCCAGTGTACTACGCGGGCCCCAACGGCGGCATCACGTCCTTTCTTGACCGCATGTTCTTTTTCAAATCCGGCAGCTACGCCTTCAAGCCCGCCGCCGCTGTGGTGAGCTGCCGCCGTGGCGGGGCCAGCGCCTCTTTTGACCGGCTCAACAAGTACTTTACCATCGCGCGCATGCCTGTGGTGTCTTCGCAATACTGGAACGCCGTGCACGGCAATACGCCGGATGAAGTCATGCAGGACAAGGAAGGTCTGCAGATCATGCGCGCTCTGGGCGACAACATGGCCTGGCTGCTCAAGTGCATTGCGGCAGGCAAGGCCGCTGGCGTGGCAACGCCCACGCCCGAGGCCTGGGAACCAACCAACTTTATCCGCTAG
- a CDS encoding metallophosphoesterase, producing MFRFFLVTGIGLAIINGWISWWLWRALSGAGWLRFVLCALVLVLGAAFPLLYKGHGATLAHVWLLRAGAFWMGVAFYAFVLALLADVWGLGARIFGCAPPMAPRWGAVLLVLGLPVLLGAASWFNAAFPALRQYDITVRMQAPVPDALTRKPLRLGIVTDMHLGRLITAGRLARAMQLLAPEQPDAIFYVGDIIDDHIKLDAQAIAAALALTQPRLGHWAVPGNHEYISGSIDRSLNFLRSVGMQVLRDQWAVVDDSFILAGRDDLSKPGFTGTQRDSLAEILSDLPQQYRQLPLVVLDHQPAALTEARDAGAVLEFSGHTHYGQLWPFNLVIERKYENPLGLLTKGSFHSIVSAGTGTWGPPLRNTSRAEVLLVTVHFAPMEDRAGATPAP from the coding sequence ATGTTCCGATTTTTTCTGGTAACAGGCATTGGCCTGGCCATCATCAACGGCTGGATATCCTGGTGGCTTTGGCGCGCTCTTTCGGGCGCGGGCTGGCTGCGTTTTGTGCTCTGCGCCCTTGTGCTCGTGCTGGGCGCGGCCTTTCCCCTGCTGTACAAGGGGCATGGGGCAACGCTGGCCCATGTGTGGCTGCTGCGGGCGGGCGCGTTCTGGATGGGCGTGGCCTTTTACGCCTTTGTCCTGGCGCTGCTTGCCGACGTGTGGGGGCTGGGCGCACGAATTTTTGGCTGCGCGCCGCCCATGGCGCCACGCTGGGGAGCCGTGCTGCTGGTGCTTGGCCTGCCGGTACTGCTGGGCGCGGCCAGCTGGTTTAACGCGGCCTTTCCCGCCTTGCGGCAGTACGACATCACCGTGCGCATGCAGGCTCCGGTGCCCGACGCCCTGACCCGCAAACCACTGCGGCTGGGCATTGTTACCGACATGCATCTGGGCCGACTGATAACTGCGGGCCGACTGGCCAGAGCCATGCAGCTGCTGGCCCCGGAGCAGCCCGACGCCATTTTTTATGTGGGCGACATTATTGACGACCACATCAAGCTCGACGCGCAGGCCATTGCGGCGGCCCTGGCTTTGACCCAGCCCCGGCTGGGCCACTGGGCCGTACCCGGCAACCATGAGTATATTTCGGGTTCCATTGACAGGAGCCTGAATTTTTTACGCAGCGTGGGCATGCAGGTACTGCGCGACCAGTGGGCGGTTGTGGACGACAGCTTTATACTGGCGGGCAGGGACGACCTGAGCAAGCCCGGCTTTACCGGCACGCAACGCGACAGCCTGGCAGAAATTCTGTCAGACCTGCCCCAGCAGTACCGCCAGCTGCCCCTTGTGGTGCTCGACCACCAGCCCGCAGCCCTAACCGAGGCCCGCGACGCCGGGGCCGTGCTGGAATTTTCGGGCCACACCCATTACGGACAGCTGTGGCCCTTCAATCTGGTGATTGAACGCAAATACGAAAACCCGTTGGGGTTGCTGACCAAGGGCAGCTTCCACTCCATTGTCAGCGCGGGCACGGGAACCTGGGGCCCGCCCCTGCGCAACACCTCGCGGGCCGAAGTGCTGCTGGTGACCGTGCATTTTGCGCCAATGGAGGACAGAGCCGGGGCAACGCCCGCCCCCTGA
- a CDS encoding WcbI family polysaccharide biosynthesis putative acetyltransferase: protein MAQALCLLHANCQGDALRPLLENTPAFGSRFYIRQYVNYTRQSIAARDIERCDLFLYQRLAPKWGDLSTEQMLPQLPPHCQAIEIPNLFFKGYWPFWSRDERINFADSLLEALLERVSPHEAMTLYLRGSAGLLGDAATLNRQAEESLCREEAKEAEGPIKCAPLLRERWRDEQMFITVNHPGRELVCHMADSLLRLLGLGGLPPSTRRGFVHPLEDFWLPIHPVVGQALALPFASADRPWAIFDSQLTHREYIMCYLACRANNVADFLTFLKNLSPDAMHMAAAAVHGNRATP from the coding sequence ATGGCTCAGGCTTTGTGTCTTCTGCACGCCAACTGCCAGGGTGATGCGCTGCGTCCCCTGCTGGAGAATACCCCGGCCTTTGGCAGCCGTTTTTACATCCGCCAGTACGTCAACTACACGCGGCAAAGCATAGCCGCGCGGGATATCGAGCGCTGCGACCTCTTCCTGTACCAGCGGCTCGCCCCCAAGTGGGGCGACCTGTCCACGGAGCAGATGCTGCCGCAACTGCCGCCGCACTGTCAGGCCATTGAAATTCCCAATCTTTTTTTCAAGGGCTACTGGCCCTTCTGGTCGCGCGACGAGCGCATCAATTTTGCCGACAGCCTGCTGGAAGCCCTGCTGGAAAGGGTCAGCCCGCACGAGGCCATGACCCTGTATTTGCGCGGCTCTGCCGGGCTGCTGGGCGATGCGGCGACGCTGAACCGGCAGGCCGAGGAATCGCTTTGCCGCGAGGAGGCCAAGGAGGCCGAGGGCCCCATCAAGTGCGCCCCGCTGCTGCGCGAACGCTGGCGCGACGAGCAGATGTTCATCACGGTCAACCATCCGGGGCGCGAGCTTGTGTGCCACATGGCCGACAGCCTGCTGCGCCTGCTGGGCCTTGGCGGGCTGCCCCCGAGCACGCGCAGGGGTTTTGTACACCCGCTGGAGGATTTTTGGCTGCCTATCCATCCGGTCGTGGGGCAGGCCCTTGCCCTGCCCTTTGCCAGCGCCGACAGACCCTGGGCCATCTTTGATTCACAGCTGACCCATCGGGAATACATCATGTGCTACCTGGCCTGCCGCGCAAACAACGTAGCTGATTTTTTGACATTTCTCAAAAACCTGTCGCCCGACGCCATGCACATGGCAGCGGCAGCCGTACACGGCAACCGGGCGACCCCCTAG
- a CDS encoding fumarate reductase flavoprotein subunit, whose product MRVFESDVLCIGAGLAGERVAVEAAQAGFSVICLSLVPPKRSHSSAAMGGMQAALGNSIMGEGDCPEVHFTDTVKGSDWGCDQEVARLFAETGPIAMREMAWMGVPWSRVVPGEHTYYKGGKPFQATEKSENEGLIHSRAFGGTAKWRTCYTSDGTGHAVLFTLDNRLLQLGVDMHDRMQAEALIHDGQRCMGCVARDLRTGELVGYFAKATLIATGGYGRIYRATTNAIICDGGGQITALETGVVPLGNMEAVQFHPTGTVPTDILVTEGCRGDGGTLLDVNEYRFMPDYEPEKAELASRDVVSRRMTEHMRKGFGVPSPYGEHLWLDIRHLGEKHITTNLREVYDISTHFLGVNPIHQLIPVRPTQHYSMGGVRINKDGHAYGLQGLFSAGEAACWDMHGFNRLGGNSLAETIVSGRIVGAKLVEFLQGYETVFSTQSMKDAALTVKGRIAALLRGTGDDCYTLRNAMQDTMMEHVGIFRNGKDLEAGVAKLQELLERSKNMRLASGNIPGPNGELSMALRVPGMLKLALCTAYGALMRTESRGAHAREDYPERNDQQWLNRTLAYWKEGDTLPTLRYEPATPFYILPPGDRGYGGGKIITADISAEKIVPYAQQG is encoded by the coding sequence ATGCGAGTTTTTGAAAGTGATGTTCTTTGCATAGGCGCCGGCCTGGCCGGGGAACGCGTGGCAGTGGAAGCGGCCCAGGCCGGGTTCAGCGTTATCTGTCTTTCGCTCGTGCCGCCCAAGCGGTCGCACTCGTCCGCCGCCATGGGCGGCATGCAGGCGGCCCTTGGCAACTCCATCATGGGCGAGGGCGACTGCCCCGAGGTGCACTTTACCGATACCGTAAAAGGCTCTGACTGGGGCTGCGATCAGGAAGTGGCCCGCCTGTTTGCCGAAACCGGCCCCATCGCCATGCGCGAGATGGCCTGGATGGGCGTGCCGTGGAGCCGAGTCGTACCCGGCGAGCACACCTACTACAAGGGCGGCAAACCGTTTCAGGCTACGGAAAAATCTGAAAACGAGGGGCTTATCCACTCGCGCGCCTTTGGCGGCACGGCCAAATGGCGCACCTGCTATACCTCGGACGGCACGGGCCATGCAGTGCTGTTTACCCTCGACAACCGTCTGCTGCAGCTGGGCGTGGACATGCACGACCGCATGCAGGCCGAGGCCCTGATCCACGACGGCCAGCGCTGCATGGGCTGCGTTGCCCGCGACCTGCGCACCGGCGAGCTGGTGGGCTATTTTGCCAAGGCGACCCTCATCGCCACGGGCGGCTATGGCCGCATCTACCGCGCCACCACCAACGCCATCATCTGTGACGGCGGCGGCCAGATTACCGCGCTTGAAACCGGCGTTGTGCCCCTTGGCAACATGGAGGCCGTGCAGTTTCACCCCACGGGCACGGTGCCCACCGACATTCTGGTCACAGAAGGCTGCCGGGGCGACGGCGGAACACTGCTCGACGTCAACGAATACCGCTTTATGCCCGACTACGAGCCGGAAAAGGCCGAGCTTGCCTCGCGCGACGTTGTATCGCGCCGCATGACCGAGCACATGCGCAAGGGGTTTGGCGTGCCAAGCCCTTACGGCGAGCATCTGTGGCTCGACATCCGCCACCTGGGCGAAAAACACATCACCACCAACCTGCGTGAAGTGTACGACATTTCCACGCACTTTCTGGGCGTCAACCCCATCCACCAGCTTATCCCGGTACGGCCCACCCAGCACTACAGCATGGGCGGCGTGCGCATCAACAAGGACGGCCACGCCTACGGGCTGCAGGGGCTGTTCTCTGCTGGCGAGGCGGCCTGCTGGGACATGCACGGCTTCAACCGCCTGGGCGGCAACTCGCTGGCCGAGACTATCGTTTCGGGCCGCATTGTCGGCGCAAAGCTTGTGGAATTTTTGCAGGGTTACGAAACCGTGTTCTCCACCCAGTCCATGAAAGACGCCGCCCTTACGGTCAAGGGGCGCATAGCAGCCCTGCTGCGCGGCACGGGCGACGATTGCTACACCCTGCGCAACGCCATGCAGGACACAATGATGGAGCACGTGGGCATTTTCCGTAACGGCAAGGATCTGGAAGCGGGCGTGGCCAAGCTGCAGGAACTGCTTGAGCGCAGCAAAAACATGCGCCTGGCGAGCGGCAACATCCCCGGCCCCAACGGCGAGCTTTCCATGGCGCTGCGCGTGCCCGGCATGCTCAAGCTGGCCCTGTGCACCGCCTACGGCGCGCTGATGCGCACCGAAAGCCGCGGCGCCCATGCCCGCGAGGACTACCCCGAGCGCAACGACCAGCAGTGGCTCAACCGTACCCTGGCATACTGGAAGGAGGGCGACACCCTGCCCACCCTCAGGTACGAACCGGCAACGCCTTTCTACATTCTGCCCCCCGGAGACCGTGGCTACGGCGGCGGCAAGATCATCACCGCCGATATCAGCGCTGAAAAAATAGTGCCCTACGCGCAACAGGGGTAA
- a CDS encoding DUF1848 domain-containing protein, translating into MKWRTVQINTPEGTVSAVAPEIIAVSRATDIPAFYAPWFVSRLRAGYARWINPFNGRSQFVAFDHTRMVVFWSKNPQPLLPLLPQVEARGLAWYLQFTLNDYEEEGWEPGLPRLARRIDTFRRFADIAGPERVVWRFDPLMLAGGLARDPLGCEALLERMERVGRALAGCTSKLVFSFADIADYRKVRENLRRAGLGWRDFTREETLRVAAGVARIAGDLGIAACTCGEKGDFAALGISHNRCIDPELVLRLTNRHPDILRLFGLAQPRQLGLPLAGPSGDPPSAATEYPRDSGQRAQCLCVPCKDVGQYDTCPHGCVYCYANTSPATAARKYRLHDPEGESISPQQ; encoded by the coding sequence ATGAAATGGCGAACAGTGCAGATCAACACCCCCGAGGGAACCGTCAGCGCCGTTGCCCCGGAAATTATCGCGGTCAGCCGGGCAACGGACATCCCGGCTTTTTACGCGCCGTGGTTTGTCAGCCGCCTGCGCGCCGGGTATGCCCGCTGGATCAACCCCTTCAATGGCCGATCCCAGTTTGTGGCCTTTGACCACACGCGGATGGTCGTGTTCTGGAGCAAAAACCCGCAGCCCCTGCTGCCCCTGCTGCCGCAGGTGGAGGCCCGTGGGCTGGCCTGGTATCTGCAGTTTACGCTCAACGATTATGAAGAAGAAGGCTGGGAACCCGGCCTGCCCCGACTTGCGCGGCGTATTGATACGTTCAGGCGGTTTGCCGACATCGCCGGACCGGAGAGGGTCGTGTGGCGTTTTGACCCGCTCATGCTGGCGGGCGGGCTGGCCAGAGACCCGCTGGGTTGCGAAGCGCTGCTTGAGCGCATGGAGCGCGTGGGCCGCGCGCTTGCGGGCTGCACCAGCAAACTGGTGTTCAGCTTTGCCGACATCGCCGACTACCGCAAGGTGCGGGAAAACCTGCGCAGGGCGGGGCTTGGCTGGCGCGATTTTACGCGGGAAGAAACGCTCCGCGTTGCCGCGGGGGTGGCCCGCATCGCCGGTGATCTGGGCATTGCCGCCTGCACCTGCGGTGAAAAGGGCGATTTTGCCGCCCTGGGCATCAGCCACAACCGCTGTATTGATCCCGAGCTTGTCCTCAGGCTCACCAACCGGCATCCTGATATCCTGCGGCTGTTTGGCCTTGCGCAACCGCGACAGCTGGGGTTGCCGCTTGCCGGGCCGTCTGGCGACCCGCCCTCGGCGGCAACCGAATACCCGCGCGACAGCGGCCAGCGGGCGCAGTGCCTGTGCGTGCCCTGCAAGGACGTGGGCCAGTACGATACCTGCCCCCACGGCTGCGTGTACTGCTACGCCAATACTTCGCCCGCCACGGCGGCCCGCAAGTATCGGCTGCACGACCCGGAGGGGGAGAGCATCAGCCCGCAGCAATAG
- the queD gene encoding 6-carboxytetrahydropterin synthase QueD, whose protein sequence is MTKGAFWRLTVRDDFSAGHALRHYEGKCERMHGHNFAVELTVQGQRLTCDTELLLDFKTLKTGLKTVLDGLDHRLLNETPPFDVANPSSENLARHIWRCMAELLATHDDPQAREVRLYSVAVSEKGAQTATYMEVDD, encoded by the coding sequence ATGACAAAAGGCGCTTTCTGGCGGCTGACCGTACGCGACGATTTTTCCGCAGGTCACGCCCTGCGGCACTATGAAGGCAAGTGCGAGCGCATGCACGGGCACAACTTTGCGGTTGAGCTGACCGTGCAGGGGCAACGCCTGACCTGCGATACGGAGTTGCTGCTCGACTTCAAGACCCTCAAGACGGGCCTCAAGACCGTACTCGACGGGCTGGACCACCGGCTGCTCAACGAAACGCCGCCATTTGACGTTGCCAACCCCTCCTCGGAAAATCTGGCCCGGCACATCTGGCGGTGCATGGCCGAGCTGCTGGCAACGCACGACGACCCGCAGGCCCGCGAGGTGCGGCTGTACAGTGTTGCCGTGTCTGAAAAAGGTGCGCAAACCGCCACCTATATGGAAGTGGACGACTGA
- a CDS encoding Fe-S-containing hydro-lyase: protein MSETQMKKIRAPFDDATARSLRAGDRVLISGTILAARDAAHKRLVETLDKGDPLPVDLKGAVVYYVGPSPAKPGQVIGAAGPTTSGRMDAYTPRLLAQGLKGMIGKGYRKPEVVEAMKKHGVPYLAAVGGAGALIARSIKKYTVLAYEDLGPEAVAAMEVEDFPAIVVIDSTGDNYYETGQAPYRRS, encoded by the coding sequence ATGTCCGAAACCCAGATGAAAAAAATTCGCGCCCCTTTTGACGATGCCACCGCGCGCTCGCTGCGGGCGGGCGACCGGGTGCTTATTTCAGGCACTATTCTTGCCGCGCGCGATGCGGCCCACAAACGGCTGGTGGAAACCCTGGACAAGGGCGACCCCCTGCCCGTGGATCTCAAGGGCGCTGTCGTCTACTACGTGGGGCCAAGCCCCGCCAAACCCGGCCAGGTCATCGGCGCAGCCGGGCCCACCACGTCGGGCCGCATGGACGCCTATACCCCACGGCTGCTCGCTCAGGGGCTCAAAGGCATGATCGGCAAGGGCTACCGCAAGCCTGAAGTGGTGGAAGCCATGAAAAAGCACGGCGTGCCCTACCTTGCCGCCGTGGGCGGGGCCGGTGCGCTTATTGCCCGCAGCATCAAAAAATACACCGTGCTCGCCTACGAAGACCTGGGGCCGGAAGCCGTGGCCGCCATGGAGGTGGAGGACTTTCCCGCCATTGTCGTCATCGACAGCACTGGCGACAACTACTACGAAACCGGGCAGGCTCCCTACAGACGCTCCTGA